GTTCCGCTATTACTGTTTGGTTTGATACTCGCTCTTTTGAAGCCGAACCTTTCCTGAAACCAGCTTTTGGAGAACACCTTTTCCCGACGTTTGGCTCTGGCTTAGCAATTCTAGAGGAGAATTTCACTCAAAATCAGGAAATAGCGATAACAGGTTTTCAGGATCTGGAAGACTGGTGGATAAATCCCACGTTTTTGGATAAAATCCCCGGTATAAATGGCGTCTATAAATTCCGGGCAATAAATGGTAAATATAGGATAACAGCAGATCAGAATTTAAAATATTTCCGCATTGAACCAATGAACGGAACTAACCTTGCGGATTTTAATGCAACAAACTACACGGGTGGTGTATGGATAAATGGTGGTGTGGGTGACCAAGGGGGATCTGCTCCTGCCGGACGCTTGGGCATACCATCAATGGAAAAAAATCCTTGCCTATGGAATGCTGACAAAAACATCGCCATGGCCCCTATGGGCAATGGTATTTACCAAATTAAATTGGTAGCTAACCAAACACTTTTCTTGAGCAATATATCTGGTAGTACGGCTGGAATAAGCTTTTATAAAAATAGTAGATCAAAATCAAATTCCTTTGCTTTAGACCTGGTACAAACACTATATGGAAGCCCCGGATCACCTCAATCTTCTGCAGGATCGGCCCGGTTTGAATTAAAAGCCGCCATAGGTGACAGTAATGGGCAAATGATAGCAACAGGGAGTAACAGAACCCTGGGTGCCAACAGAACTTATGTATTCACTATTGATACCAAGTCTACTCCTGCGAAAATATCAATCAGTTTAGAATAAAAAAGAGCGATAACCAATGGAAATATTAAAAAATATAAATAAAATGACCTGTTCTTCATGGTCTATACCATATTACCTTTTCACTATTCTTTGCTGTATAAGCTTAAAATTATCGGCACAAAATATAACAATCAAAGGTTTAGTTACAGAGGGAGATGGTAACCCTTTAGCCGGTGTATCTGTAGCTATAAAGAATACTACAACCGGAACATTTACGGACGTAAACGGTCGCTACACAATTAGTGCAAAAACAGGAAACGTACTTATTTTTAGTTACCTGGGTTTTGTAACAGAAGAACGTACAATAAAAGACGAAACCAATATTAATATCAGGCTAACCGAATCTTCGGCAGATCTCTCGGAAGTTGTTGTTGTAGGTTACGGACAGCAGAAGAAAGAAAGCTTGGTCTCTTCCATAAGTACCGTCACAGCTAAAGATCTCGCAGTTACGGGACGTTCCTTATCTAATTCTATTGCCGGTAAATTAGCCGGTATTATTGCGAGACAGCCTTCCGGAGAGCCAGGATATGATGATTCTAATTTTTGGATTCGTGGCGTAAGTTCCTTTGCAGGTGGTACGAGCCCGCTTATTATTATAGATGGTATTCCAAGGAGCAAAAGTGACATGAGTAACATTCCTGTTGATGAAATAGAGTCATTTTCAGTATTAAAAGATGCTGCCGCAACCGCAGTATATGGAGCTGAGGGCGCCAATGGTGTTATATTAGTCAATACCAAACGTGGAGCTTCGCAAAAGACAGTAATGTCCGTAAATGCAGAGCATGCGATAAGAACGCCTATACGAACCCCGCAATCACTGGATTCATACAGAACACTGAATTTATACAATGAGGCAACATGGAATGAAGCAGGGAACCCGATATCCGGATGGTTACCAACCTATGACGATGTTACTTTATCGAATTATCTTTTAGGCAAAGACCCGGATTTGTATCCGAATACAAATTGGTTGGATTTGTTAAAACCTAACACAAATGTGAGCAGATACACGGTCAATTTCCGAGGTGGAGCTGATAAGGTTAAGTTCTTTACCTCCGGAGCATTTTATACCGAAGATGGATTATATCATAGCAACACGGTAGAAAACTACAATGCTAACCTAAAATACGAGCGATATAATTTACGTTCCAACATAGACATGGAGCTAACAAAAACCACAAAAATGTCGGTGGATTTAGCAGGTTATTTCGTTAAACAAAATGCTCCTATGACACCAGCAAATGACCTTTGGAGTATAATATCTATGTCACCCCGCTATTTGTTTCCAATGGTTTATTCTGATGGTTCTTTTGCAGAACACCCGCAATACTCTGCAGGTTCGGTTGGTACAGCAGAGAGAGCGAACCCTTATAATCTGCTAAACAATATGGGATACACCAAAAACTGGACAGTTACCGTACAATCCAGAGTGAATTTGGTACAAAATCTGGATATTTTTACAAAAGGGCTTTCCTGGCGCGGAGCATTAAGCTTTGATGCTTTAACCCAGGGCAGAATGAATCGGACAAAAGAAGCAAATTCATTCTATGCCAAAAACCGAGACGATAATGGTAATCTTATTTTCAGTCAGATTAGAGCAGGCTCGGCATTAGGAAATCCAGTTGCGGGTGGTAGTTCAGGCGAAAGAAAGGTCTATGTAGAAACGGCACTCGATTATAAAAGAACCTTCGGTAAACATGATGTTACTGGACTTATGTTGTATAACCAAAAGGAAACTCAATATCAATCGAGAAGTGTGGGTTTAGAGATGTTACCATACAGAAAACAAAGTGTTGTAGCCCGCGTGACCTACGGATTTGATAGACGTTACTTGTTAGAAGCCAGTATGGGTATGACTGGAAGTGAAAATTTCGCGGCAGGTAATCGCTGGGGATCCTTCCCTGCTATTGGTGCTGCCTGGTGGATTAGTAACGAAAACTTCTGGGATCCGTTAAAAAGATCCTTCGAAAAACTGAAGTTGAGAGTTTCTTATGGTAAAACTGGAAATGATGTTCTTTCTAGTGATATGTCCCGTTTCCCTTATCGTGAAAGAGTTAATGAGGGTGATGCAGGATACAATTATTCTTGGACAGGGGGCTCTGGTGTGTCTAATAACGGACAGGGATCAGGCAGTCCGGGTGCCGGCATAGTCGAAAGCGATTATGCAACACCTACACTTGGTTGGGAAATTGAAGACAAATTCAACACTGGTTTTGACATTGGATTTTTTAATGGACGCATTGATGCCAGTATAGATTATTTTTACAATGAGCGTCATGACATTCTTATTCGCCGTAATACAATCCCTACCGCAGCGGGATTGCGTGTTAACCCAATGCAAAACTTTGGAAGAACAAAAAACAGAGGGATTGATCTCTCCTTTGTTGGCAAACAGGCCTTAGGAAATTTCATGTTAACAGGTCGATTGAATTATACCTACACCAAAAATAAAATCATGGAATATGACGAAATACCTCAATCGTATACATACCAAGCGTATACCGGACAAAGTATCGGACAACCTTTTATTTATATTGCAGAAGGGCTATATACTCCTGATGATTTTATTATTACAAAGAATGCAAATGGTAGCGAGTCTTATGCACTGAAAACTGGACTTCCGGACCCCGGTTTGGCAGTAGCTCCAGGAGATATTCGTTATAAGGATTTAAATGGTGATGGAAAAATAGATAGCTACGATCAAACTTATGCTAATGGCTTTTTCTCAACCACGGTTCCTGGAATAGTTTACGGCTTTGGATTAACCGTAGAATGGAAACGCCTGTCAGTAGGAGCTTTTTTCCAGGGCGCGGATAAAATATCTTCAAACCTGTTAAATAAAGTCGAAAACTTCTTCCCTTTTCAACGTTCTATAACCGACGCTTCATTAAGAGAAGAAGCCATGAACCGATGGAGATATGAAGATCCTTACAATCAGGATGTGTTATTTCCTAGAATCAGAACTACAGGAAACTCAAACAATACAAGAACCAGCACATGGTGGTATAGAGATGCCTCATATATCCGTTTGAAAAATATTGAATTGGGATATGCTTTTAATCCAAAAGCACTAAAAAAAGCAAAGATAAATGGTCTACGTTTATATGTTCAGGGAGAAAACCTGTATACCTGGGATAAAATAAAATTTTGGGACCCTGAAGTAACGGATCGCTCTGGCGCAAGGTACCCAATAAGTGCTACCTGGACATTTGGTTTAGATGTGACGTTCTAAAATATTACCATTATGAAAAAATTAAATAAGACACTTTTTTGCTTGCTTACAACAGGCGTAATGCTTTTGACATCATGTAAAAATTATCTTGATGTTTCTTCAGAGCTATCAGATAACTTAACCATAAATGGTGTATTTGAAAATGTAGAATACACCAAACGATGGCATGCAAACACATACAATTGCATTATAGAATACTCAAAAAATGCATCGAGTGCAGATGCCATGAGTAATCCCTGGTCTGCTATTTCCGGGGAACTGGCATGTAATTTTGCTCGTAATACTATGGTTACTGGCTATACACCAGCTAACGCCGGATATCATCGTTGGGCTACGCAATATAAATATATCAGACAGGCACTTATATTTTTAGAAAAGGCTCATGCCATTGGCTCGGGGTCGGGAAATAACGTACTACCAGAGTATGAAATATTGAGAATGAAAGATGAAGCTAAATTTTTAATAGCCTATTCTTATTTTACTTTATTGGAGCTTTATGGGCCTGTTCCTTTGGTTACAGAAATAGCTAACCCCGAGGATAAAGACATCGATTATGCCCGGGCGCCAATGGACGACGTGATTAACTATATCGACGGCTTACTGGCAGATGTTATTGACGCCGGAAGGCTCCCTGCAACTATTAGCAAAAACGATAGTAATTTTAATACCGGCGAGATGGTAAAACCTACGTTAGTAATTGTGAGGGCTCTTCGTGCTAAATTATGGGTATATGCGGCCTCTAAATTATTCAATGGAGGGTTTCCGGAAAGCTTGTCCATTGTAAATAAAGACGGAACGCGTCTTTTTCCTGACTACAATGCTGATAAATGGCAAACTGCAAAAAAAAGACTGGAAGAATTCTTAGATTATGCACATTCCATGGGGCATAAATTATATGCTGAGTATTATTCAAATACAACTGACATAAACCCACATGCTTCCGTATATCAGGTTTTCCAGAAATACAATGATGAGATAATCTGGGCAACAGCATACAATGACTATAGTAATCCTAATAATCAGGAACGCCGTTCGAACCCTGTAGATTTATATGCCAGTCCAACAAATTTTGCCAACATCTCTGTTTCTCAGGAATCTGTTGATGCATTTTTTATGAATAATGGTTTAACAATCTACGATCAGGGCTCGGGATATAAAGAAAATGGATTTACTACTGTAAACAATCCGACTCATGTAAACAATAATCCAGATCCAAATATCTTTAACATGTATGCAAATCGCGAAGCGCGCTTTTATGCGGCAATTGGCTACAATGGAAAAAGCTGGCACATTCATGCCAATGAACATAATAATCCGGGCGGAGTTTATTATCAATGGTATGGACGTGGTAAAGCTTCCGGAATTGCCGGAGGTGAAAACTGGCCAAGAGCAGGGTACTTGTTTTACAAATTCAAACATCGTCGTATTGCACAAGGGGTAACTTCTATTAATGTTGCCGGTGCTCCCGGGACTCCGTTTACAGTTTATACTTCATGGTCACGCCCTTCAATACTACTTCGTTTGGCTGATTTTTATTTATATTATGCTGAAGTACTTAATGAAATTGATCCTAATGATCCTAGAATTATTGCATATATAGACAAAGTACGAGAAAGAGCAGGTATTCCCGGATATGCAGAATTAGCAACAAACGGAACCAAAACCGGCGTTATAGGAAACAAACAGGAACAATTTAAAGCAATTGTACAAGAACGCCATGTGGAATTTCTTGGCGAAGGGCAGCGATGGTTTGACATGCGAAGATGGATGATCTGTGATCCGGCAGGTGCCAACCAACCAGATAAAGGTGGTGTAGACGGTGACATGACCCGTATGACTGGAATGAATATGAACGGTTTCGACAATGTTAAATTGAAGATCGGCAGTACAGAAACCACTACCAAACCTATTGGTGATCCGGATTCGTTCTTTCAACGTACAAAATTAGAAGGGAGACGTTGGGCTAAGGAATACTATTGGTATCCTGTGCCACAAAATGAAATCAACAAAAGTAGAGGACATTTATTGGTTCAAAACCCTTTATGGCCTGTTGTTTTAACTGAATAATAACTAAGGCGACTGTCATCTTTTTTAAAATTGACAGTCGCTTTTGTTGCTTTAATCTATTCGATCTAATTATTCGATGGGCTGTTTTTGACAATGAGATTTCTAGTTATCCCTACCTGTCACAATTGCCGGGATCTCCAGTAATTATTATTTACATTTCTTCGAGACTTTCTCGGGAAACGTATTTATTTGGGAAAGATCGAAGTATTTTAGCTAACCCAAGGGGATAATTAACTTCTTTGTTATAAAATACATTTACTATCAAACCTCATAAACCACTTTTGCAAACTTATTTCTGTATTCAATTGGCGTAAGACCGGTAATTTTTTTAAAAGTATCCCGAAATGCTTTTGTATCTGTATAACCTACGTCAAACATGATTTCGGTTACATTTCTTCTGGATGCTTCAAAAGATTTTTTTGCGGCCTCGATGCGCACCCTTTGTATATACTCCATGGGCGTATTGTTTGTTGCCTCTTTAAACTTACGTTCAAAAGTTCTGCGACCCGTATTAATCAGCTTTGCCAGAGTTTCTATTGATATCTTGTCACAATAGTGTTCTTCAATATAATTCTGTACTTTTTGAATGTCCTCATGGCCATGATTTCGCTGACCTTTAAATATTGCAAATTGTGATTGGCTATCTCTTCCAATATCCAATGCAAAATATTTCGAAATCATAACAGCTGTTTCTCTGTCTGCAAATTTCTCAACCAGATATAATATCAAATTCCATAAACTGCTTGCTCCACCGCTACTGTAGATATTATCATGTTCGGTTATTATCGCCCCATCTTCTACTTCTACCTCGGGATATCTTTCTTTAAACTCATTAATATAAGCCCAATGTGTCGAGCATTTTTTGCCATTAAGCAGGCCTGTCTCTGCCAAAAGAAAAGCGCCGATACACAAACTAGCGAGACTGGAACCTTCCTTATGTAATTTCTTAAAATAAGGTATTGCTTCCGCATTGGCTTGAATTCCTTTGGATGTATCACCAAAAGTTGGCGGAATAATAAGTAAATCGGTCGCCGTTACATCTTTAAGCAACCTGTTTGTTTTTATAGTGTATTCGCCATTATTAGCGGGTACATATTCTTGCAGGCCCACATATTCGACATTGAAAGCAGGCTTTTTACCAAATGCTGTTAAAAACTCATTGGCGGTGTTGAAAGTTCTGAATGGCGGCGTAACCGCCTCAATTACCCCATATTCAGGTACAAAGACAGAAATT
This genomic interval from Pseudopedobacter saltans DSM 12145 contains the following:
- a CDS encoding DUF5125 domain-containing protein encodes the protein MRKKLQNLFLSCWGLLLLYSCDDKQKIDTPQTASYSIAESAYMADSIPVSITVDSQYDMSSVRILFFFNDEKVSETLIPTNTAGTFDRKVFVPYTKDAPDGKAELQIVTKNKNFNYSVKTVPINISRPKFPYLTLKTAYGDYKMEPVSGEPYKYAVTSAFPSRSINAIIQAPAIGGNGNVLYFGGKTIAATTTVPDSIRFQTDQPLGSAITVWFDTRSFEAEPFLKPAFGEHLFPTFGSGLAILEENFTQNQEIAITGFQDLEDWWINPTFLDKIPGINGVYKFRAINGKYRITADQNLKYFRIEPMNGTNLADFNATNYTGGVWINGGVGDQGGSAPAGRLGIPSMEKNPCLWNADKNIAMAPMGNGIYQIKLVANQTLFLSNISGSTAGISFYKNSRSKSNSFALDLVQTLYGSPGSPQSSAGSARFELKAAIGDSNGQMIATGSNRTLGANRTYVFTIDTKSTPAKISISLE
- a CDS encoding GlxA family transcriptional regulator; translated protein: MLISVFVPEYGVIEAVTPPFRTFNTANEFLTAFGKKPAFNVEYVGLQEYVPANNGEYTIKTNRLLKDVTATDLLIIPPTFGDTSKGIQANAEAIPYFKKLHKEGSSLASLCIGAFLLAETGLLNGKKCSTHWAYINEFKERYPEVEVEDGAIITEHDNIYSSGGASSLWNLILYLVEKFADRETAVMISKYFALDIGRDSQSQFAIFKGQRNHGHEDIQKVQNYIEEHYCDKISIETLAKLINTGRRTFERKFKEATNNTPMEYIQRVRIEAAKKSFEASRRNVTEIMFDVGYTDTKAFRDTFKKITGLTPIEYRNKFAKVVYEV
- a CDS encoding RagB/SusD family nutrient uptake outer membrane protein, which codes for MKKLNKTLFCLLTTGVMLLTSCKNYLDVSSELSDNLTINGVFENVEYTKRWHANTYNCIIEYSKNASSADAMSNPWSAISGELACNFARNTMVTGYTPANAGYHRWATQYKYIRQALIFLEKAHAIGSGSGNNVLPEYEILRMKDEAKFLIAYSYFTLLELYGPVPLVTEIANPEDKDIDYARAPMDDVINYIDGLLADVIDAGRLPATISKNDSNFNTGEMVKPTLVIVRALRAKLWVYAASKLFNGGFPESLSIVNKDGTRLFPDYNADKWQTAKKRLEEFLDYAHSMGHKLYAEYYSNTTDINPHASVYQVFQKYNDEIIWATAYNDYSNPNNQERRSNPVDLYASPTNFANISVSQESVDAFFMNNGLTIYDQGSGYKENGFTTVNNPTHVNNNPDPNIFNMYANREARFYAAIGYNGKSWHIHANEHNNPGGVYYQWYGRGKASGIAGGENWPRAGYLFYKFKHRRIAQGVTSINVAGAPGTPFTVYTSWSRPSILLRLADFYLYYAEVLNEIDPNDPRIIAYIDKVRERAGIPGYAELATNGTKTGVIGNKQEQFKAIVQERHVEFLGEGQRWFDMRRWMICDPAGANQPDKGGVDGDMTRMTGMNMNGFDNVKLKIGSTETTTKPIGDPDSFFQRTKLEGRRWAKEYYWYPVPQNEINKSRGHLLVQNPLWPVVLTE
- a CDS encoding SusC/RagA family TonB-linked outer membrane protein, whose translation is MEILKNINKMTCSSWSIPYYLFTILCCISLKLSAQNITIKGLVTEGDGNPLAGVSVAIKNTTTGTFTDVNGRYTISAKTGNVLIFSYLGFVTEERTIKDETNINIRLTESSADLSEVVVVGYGQQKKESLVSSISTVTAKDLAVTGRSLSNSIAGKLAGIIARQPSGEPGYDDSNFWIRGVSSFAGGTSPLIIIDGIPRSKSDMSNIPVDEIESFSVLKDAAATAVYGAEGANGVILVNTKRGASQKTVMSVNAEHAIRTPIRTPQSLDSYRTLNLYNEATWNEAGNPISGWLPTYDDVTLSNYLLGKDPDLYPNTNWLDLLKPNTNVSRYTVNFRGGADKVKFFTSGAFYTEDGLYHSNTVENYNANLKYERYNLRSNIDMELTKTTKMSVDLAGYFVKQNAPMTPANDLWSIISMSPRYLFPMVYSDGSFAEHPQYSAGSVGTAERANPYNLLNNMGYTKNWTVTVQSRVNLVQNLDIFTKGLSWRGALSFDALTQGRMNRTKEANSFYAKNRDDNGNLIFSQIRAGSALGNPVAGGSSGERKVYVETALDYKRTFGKHDVTGLMLYNQKETQYQSRSVGLEMLPYRKQSVVARVTYGFDRRYLLEASMGMTGSENFAAGNRWGSFPAIGAAWWISNENFWDPLKRSFEKLKLRVSYGKTGNDVLSSDMSRFPYRERVNEGDAGYNYSWTGGSGVSNNGQGSGSPGAGIVESDYATPTLGWEIEDKFNTGFDIGFFNGRIDASIDYFYNERHDILIRRNTIPTAAGLRVNPMQNFGRTKNRGIDLSFVGKQALGNFMLTGRLNYTYTKNKIMEYDEIPQSYTYQAYTGQSIGQPFIYIAEGLYTPDDFIITKNANGSESYALKTGLPDPGLAVAPGDIRYKDLNGDGKIDSYDQTYANGFFSTTVPGIVYGFGLTVEWKRLSVGAFFQGADKISSNLLNKVENFFPFQRSITDASLREEAMNRWRYEDPYNQDVLFPRIRTTGNSNNTRTSTWWYRDASYIRLKNIELGYAFNPKALKKAKINGLRLYVQGENLYTWDKIKFWDPEVTDRSGARYPISATWTFGLDVTF